A region of the Arachis hypogaea cultivar Tifrunner chromosome 15, arahy.Tifrunner.gnm2.J5K5, whole genome shotgun sequence genome:
attctaagatatggCAAGAAACTGACGACAATGTCCTCTTACTCACCCTTCTCAtccatttgtctttttttttttttttttttttttgtgaatgctaaagttgaaagtttggtattCCCCATCAATGAATGCTAGCTACTCTCCAATGCCATCACTTTGTGCCTAACTTTGTGCTCACAAAATGACAAGCCTTTCAATTTTACTTCATTATTCTTTCTCCCTTCTCCAAGAATATGCATGTCATCATGAGTCATATACATATGCCCatgataaaaatcaaataaataaatgttgctaataataatatttagggTTTGGCTAATGATGAATAATACCCTTTCAACACTTGTTAAGTTTACACGTCATAAAACCCTCATATATAGTAATATtagagtttaattaattaattatactaattaacaAACAAGTTTTTTTTATTGCCCACGGTATCCCATAGCCCCACAGGCCAATGACTAATCTATCGCGAAttggagctccatttaagggtctgctgCTGGTTAATGGGTTACTGCATGCACAAggtgggattcgaacccccgacacttgcttaagcggacgagtgagctgaccactcgaccaacccaagttggttaatTAACAAACAAGTTAATATGAGATGATCAAGGTATGTTATAATAGAAattatgtttaattgagttgcTTAATGAGCAAGGTatgtgatgatcatgtgaaggAATTGAATTGAAGTGTTGCAATAGAATATTATACATAATGTTGAAGTAGCTATATAGTAGATGGTGGTGGTGAATTTAAGAGATGCATGTGAAGGGGTTCTTCAAGTGCACTCATCATCAAATAAACAAGAATTAGGTTTACGTCGGGGTCCAAAATGTTGCATGGCCATGCACCAAAGTGGGTACTAATAGAAAAAGCAAGTGTGAATTTATGGCAAAAATAGCTTATTAGTGATTATTTCTATTCCCATAGACACATGTCAATTTCCTTGTGGCCTTAGTTAGGCAGTGTATGGGGTCTATTCTTCCTTTTTCTAAAATGTAAATGCAACTTGATGCCCATCCTTGCATGGTTGTCttgctatttttatatttaatttcagTTTGAATTTTTCTACAATACCATATTTATCAAACACATATACATCCTTTACCTAATTATCATAtggaaaactccataaccatgaGCTTCAATTTCCATTTTTCAAAACTTGAGAtgtttaaaagtaattaaataatcTACATTTTTAGTGGGGTGTtactagaaaaagaaaaagacaaaactTTTATACAACCACTATACCAAActaaaaagttttaaatattaGGTACAAATAATAACATAACAACGTTATTCAAAACAAATAATTATGAGCCATTAGaaaatcatatgtatatatatatattttttattatttacaatcTTTGGGACTCTTGACAAATATTTGACCTAGACATattcactttatttttatttattctctgAATTCCCTTGACatcctaattaattaaaattgtttttaaagGATAAAAAGAGAAGTTTCAACTGTGATTCCCTAGATACAAAGATTTACCTAATTCTGTGTTTAAACCATGTTAGGACAATTAATCATTGAATTGTACTAGAGACATAAAGCCACACAAATCCCACTGACACTAAATAAATGAGACAAAACAACCTTGAATTATTGAGATAATTATAGGttttactaaataataataataataataataataataataataataatagtaataataataataatagaaatagtaatagtaataataagaTGATGCCATCCATCCAgccactaaaaataaaatatattatgcaTAAAGCAAAGTTTCTGGTTCTCAAACATATCTTACATAATCCACCTAGCTAGCTACTAGCTCTCATTTACTATAATAAGGgcatgcaaatatatatatatcatagaaGCTCCTATATATTACAACCCATAACTAATTAGGTTTTTTGAAGCTTAACCCATGatacttcaaataaaattaaaacaccaAACATCATCATCAACTACTACTTAATATAAACAGacctaatattaaaaataataagttgATAATGTTATTTAGCCAGATACACTCTAGCTTAGTGCCACATATAAGcacttatgtatatatatatcttaaaatatatataacatatattttttatatataaaatatttatggataataataataattattattatttaatcccCATTGAGTAATTGCATGGACCAGAGATCCTCCATGCTCcaatagttgttgttgttgtcattGGTACAACAACTAGATTGGTCAGTAGTAGTAGGGATTGTTGAAgggtattgatgatgatgatgatgatgatgatgttgttgttgttgatgattgtgATGAGTTGTGAATGGCTCCaatgtagttccttggtatgtGGGAGGAGAAGAATATGAAATCTCCATTGCCTCAGCCATGTTTGAAACATGGCTAGAAGTGCTTGCATAactattatgatgatgatgatggtaatTATTATCATTGATCTGATGATCATGATCAGAATTACTTTGTTGTGATTGAAAGTTTTCAGCTTGCTTGATATGCTTCTGGATCCTTGTCCTCCAGAAATTCTTAATCTCATTGTCAGTTCTCCCAGGTAGATGTTTTGCTATCTTGGACCACCTACATATATAaaacattatattatatattaatcatttcttaaaatattctcatataaataaaaaaataattaataatgtactcttttttttttttttttgcttggcactatatataaataaaatgataAGAAATCTTGTAGCTTGAGTAATTAAGCTCCTAAAGTTTATGAATGAAGGAATTAGTTAATGGTGTGaacatgattaattaattaattaatgataagtTGTTATTATATGTAACTCAGTCTTAAGATTTCTCaaaagtttaattctagttatcaagtattattgtatatttaaattaattaattagacaaAAAGATGAATGTGTGATAATTAAACTTAGGGCTATCTTATATGAATATATTCTTTTGACTTATTTTTACaatctaataatatatatgaattGAATTTTCACTAATTTCTTTTAAGTGTCTTTTcaatcaattaaataattaacaataagTGATGATATGACTAGACATAATAATTTGAAATAAGCTTTCTCTTAAACCTACTGAACATGATATGTTGAAACCAGGTAACAAAATGAGACAATTAGGTCAAGAAATGTGTGGCTACAAAGTGTGTACAtgtgtgtgtgaatgaatgagtGAAGCTAGCAATTACATGGTAATATATATAAGCTGAAACATAAGTGTATTTTCcttgaaaaagaaaaggataaagtTTGATATACatctaatttaattaataaaagcaGCCAATGGGGTGTGtcacattattttatttatatagataAGAAAAAAAGGGTAAGAACACAAATATTAATTATAGGTATCATGTGTCTCGTTGAGATCATGTTCCTTGGCTGAGAATAAAAGTTATGCATGTTAGACAACACGTATAAAAAGAGTAGCATTGTAAGATGCTGATGAAGAAAAAAATTGATGCCTCTTTGCTTTGAAGCTTGGGGATCCAATTCAACATCACACAATATCCCATTTCTCATTGCAATGTGTCACAGGTAGAAAGCatggttattttaattcaaaCTTCTCTCATTCTATTTTCCATATTTATACATATTCCTCTTcataaaactcttttttttttttagttttaatatttcTTATTACATTTCTCAACCCCTTGTATTTTGACACCAATTATTATTACTACAAAGTACAAACCCTATTACCTTTTACTTGCCACGTGTACCAACTACATTGCAAACTTTTACTCTaccctaaataaaaaaatatttaaataaatgaaaTATCTGAGAAATTATTAGTTGAATGGaagctttatttttattattattattttttttgtacatGAAGCTAGCTCTTATTACATTTATGTCTTTTTGCTTTTAGTGACTAGGGTGATGATTTTCTTGTTTGGGAAAGAATGAAGTTGAGGCAGAGAAAGGTACTAATTTGGAGCTAGCTATAATGTCTTGGTGTGCATTATATATGTTTGGgagagttaaaattaaaataaagaaaatgcatgGTATATATATTTATTTGGAATTATGTCATACAAACTCCtagaaattttttttctctttcatctaaCTAGAGATAGAGCTATTTAAGCATACCCCACTTCCATGAACTTTAACACCCTAAAATAGAAGGTTATATTATCTCTCATCCAAACTATTTTCTTCTCATATATAATAGGCAtcaccaattgaaaagaaaaaatgaatatgCTATAGGAGACTAGAAATAGCTTCATAGTTACATGCAATAGTAATTAATAGTACTATTGGGGCACACAAACTAGCTATATATCCttgtttttatgtttcttgttttagAAAAAAACAACACTTtccttgttattttttatttttacaagtGTACTTCTTTACCTTATTAATTAGGTAGCTTTCTTCATCTTAtataaagtttattttattttatttacatgtgAACACTATGATTAATTTTGAATTAATAATAGTAATTATATTGTAAAATCACTTAATTATGGATTATCAAATTTTCTTCACTTGAAACATATGTAGTGAGTATATCCATATAGTAGATCTTGTCATGTCTTAATATAatacaaattatattatatatatataccaaataaTCTAGATTAATCTTCCTCCCAAGTCCCAATAAAATAGTTCCTTTttagcaattaaataaaaatgaaaaagaaaaaaaactttgCATTCATTatgaatatatgaaaattttcaaaagcATGCACATGGAAAATTTTGaaggtagaaaaaaaaaaagaaaagaaaagaagaaagcatcAAAAAAATTTGATGCCTCATGTTCTTGATAGATCTAAAACCTCTCCATCCACTTGTCATATTTATGGAGGTCtactacttatatatatatatatatgctccaTTATATTTTGAATATAGTATATATAGctcatggaaagaaaattaaaggaagagAGTAGCTAGATAGATTGAATGGAACAAAAAGGAAAACATATAACATGTACCTTTAATGGAAAAACCCTCAAATTCAATTCTTCCatgtatattatatatttgtatatggaTGAAATCATCTCAAACAATCATTTTGGCGGCTCCAACAAAACAAAACTTGTAGAAAACGGATTATTTTATTGCATGCTTAAATTTTTATAGCCATGAGTTCATCAAACCCCCATGTGTTCAAAATCTTTCTCATAGCCACAAAATTCTTTGAAATCTCAACCACAAAGCTATCAAATATACTCTTCATCAAACACTGCTTTTGCTTCCGTACATGTGCTTCCCAAAATCCAAGTACTTTAAACTATTAAATGAGAGCCAAGaacttctttcttcattttcttctattttttttatttcacaaaGAGAAAAGGTTgattaacaaaagaaaattttcaaTAATACATGTTTTCTTTTTAAAGATCCATAGCAACAACAACACATTCATTATACattatgtaatattatttttttaattactattattatttattattattattattattatattattcacCTGTTTCCCCACTTTGCATGAAGCTCCATGATCAAAAGTTGTTCCTCAGGTGTGATATTTCCTCTTCTAACATCAGGGCGAAGGTAGTTTAGCCACCTGAGTCTACAACTCTTTCCAGTGCGTTTAAgacctaaaagaaaataaatattatatattagggtttatagagaaaaaaaaaagaataaaaaggagCTAGATATGATGaacaaattattaaaaatgaaattaaataaatatatttatgtatttacCAGCGGCTTTGGCTAAGGAGTTCCAAACACCTTCTCCATGATTTGCAATATAGTTgatcaaaatcaaatcttcttccaCTGTCCAAGGTCCCTTTCTCACTTCAGGGTCTTGAGATGAGTTGCACGGTTTTTTGTCcattatttttatgtatgtatgagagagaaagagagagagagagaagaaagaaatagagagagagagagagaggagaagagagagacGGAAATCTTAATGGGGTGTTGGAGGGTTTAAATAGAAGGAGAAGATGATGAGTTGTTTAAGTTGTAATAAAGTAATTGAATTAGTGATAAGTAAAGGTTTTCACGTACCTAACTATGTTTATTATATGTGCATGCATGAGATAGCAAGTGTGCTATTGCATGCAtcactatatatatattcttttttctttttcttatattataataatatcacTAATAATATCTCTTCTTCGTACTCTAAAGTTCTATAGAGAGAGGCACATGCATTTATATATAGGAGAATGTAATAACATATTTCGAAAGTAAGTATAACTGAGATaagatatttattataaaatatcacACGTCTCACTTCATGATTCATATATAGTTGACGAAACACATTATCCTCTCTCCTTTAAAAAGTTGTATTTTTTTACGTGGTGTAATAACTCAAGTTACCCAGAgtttattttttcaatcatactACATCAATATACACTCAAATTAGTTTAGTTattggtataaaatatatatatgatagttaattttaaaaattatttttaatatataaataatatttttattattttttactataaataaCTTTAAAAGTTTTTACTGACAATCATGgactatataaaataaatatcgtgttaatttttaaatttatctttaaaagattatttattttttaaattaaatttttaaaagttaaactAGTCATATTAATCTCGTTATCAAATTAATCATTCAATCAATTAGATAATGATGCATTATATTAAGTGATTGTGGCATAATTACGTGACAAGTTAATACCACATATCATA
Encoded here:
- the LOC112751394 gene encoding MYB-like transcription factor EOBII, which gives rise to MDKKPCNSSQDPEVRKGPWTVEEDLILINYIANHGEGVWNSLAKAAGLKRTGKSCRLRWLNYLRPDVRRGNITPEEQLLIMELHAKWGNRWSKIAKHLPGRTDNEIKNFWRTRIQKHIKQAENFQSQQSNSDHDHQINDNNYHHHHHNSYASTSSHVSNMAEAMEISYSSPPTYQGTTLEPFTTHHNHQQQQHHHHHHHHQYPSTIPTTTDQSSCCTNDNNNNYWSMEDLWSMQLLNGD